Proteins from one Litorilinea aerophila genomic window:
- a CDS encoding phosphoglucomutase/phosphomannomutase family protein → MTAIKFGTDGWRGRIADDYTYANVRRCTQGFAQYLKQKHPSGTVVVGYDRRFSAEHFAATAAQVLAGNGFHVLLTQSATPTPVISYSVKARQAIAAINITASHNPPEDCGFKVRDEHGGAVAPEGLAQIEALIPPAADTGAIAQMDLAAGLESGQIEYFDPKPAYLAHLAELIDVGPIKQAGLKIVVDNMWGNGAGWLSEILQGGRTQVIEVHAERNPIFPEMQRPEPIPPNVDAGLAVAREVGADCVCIMDGDADRCGFGDENGQFIDQLRVYGLLAYYFLEIRGERGPIVKTLSTTSMLDKLGQIYGVPVIHTGVGFKYVAPAMLKHNAMIGGEESGGYAFRNHVPERDGILANLYLLDFLVRTGKKPTELLDLLFAKVGGPHYYDRIDIRLTDNEMKARARTRLDQVNIQGLTLGGHPVTELVTTDGYKFVMDDGGWLLIRFSGTEPLIRIYTETTDQDAVAAILDDGRKLAGV, encoded by the coding sequence ATGACCGCGATCAAATTTGGGACCGACGGCTGGCGCGGCCGCATTGCCGATGACTACACCTACGCCAATGTGCGCCGCTGTACCCAGGGTTTTGCCCAATACCTGAAGCAAAAGCACCCTTCTGGGACGGTGGTGGTCGGCTATGATCGGCGCTTCTCGGCCGAGCATTTCGCGGCCACGGCGGCCCAGGTGCTGGCCGGCAACGGCTTTCACGTGTTGCTCACCCAAAGCGCCACCCCCACACCGGTCATCAGCTACAGCGTGAAGGCCCGGCAAGCCATCGCCGCCATCAACATCACCGCCAGCCACAACCCACCGGAAGATTGCGGCTTCAAAGTGCGGGATGAACACGGCGGCGCTGTCGCCCCGGAAGGGCTGGCCCAAATTGAAGCCCTCATCCCCCCCGCGGCGGATACCGGCGCCATCGCCCAGATGGATCTGGCTGCTGGCCTGGAAAGCGGCCAGATCGAATACTTCGACCCCAAGCCGGCTTACCTGGCCCACCTGGCCGAGCTCATCGATGTGGGGCCCATCAAACAAGCGGGCCTGAAGATCGTGGTAGACAACATGTGGGGCAACGGCGCAGGCTGGCTCAGTGAAATCCTCCAGGGTGGCCGCACCCAGGTGATCGAGGTCCACGCCGAGCGCAACCCCATCTTCCCGGAAATGCAACGCCCGGAACCCATCCCCCCCAACGTGGATGCCGGGCTGGCTGTGGCCCGGGAAGTGGGCGCGGACTGTGTCTGCATCATGGATGGCGACGCCGACCGCTGCGGCTTCGGAGACGAAAATGGCCAGTTTATCGACCAACTGCGGGTCTACGGCCTCCTGGCCTACTACTTCCTGGAAATCCGGGGAGAACGGGGCCCCATCGTCAAAACCCTGAGCACCACCTCCATGTTGGACAAGCTGGGGCAGATCTACGGCGTCCCCGTCATCCACACCGGCGTGGGCTTCAAGTACGTGGCGCCGGCCATGCTCAAACACAACGCCATGATCGGCGGCGAAGAGAGCGGCGGCTACGCCTTCCGCAACCACGTCCCCGAGCGGGACGGCATTCTGGCCAACCTCTACCTGTTGGACTTCCTGGTCCGCACCGGCAAGAAACCCACCGAACTGCTGGACCTGCTCTTTGCCAAAGTCGGCGGCCCCCACTACTACGACCGCATCGACATTCGCCTGACGGACAATGAGATGAAGGCCCGGGCCCGTACCCGCCTGGACCAGGTGAATATCCAGGGCCTGACCCTGGGCGGCCACCCGGTGACCGAACTGGTCACCACCGACGGCTACAAATTTGTCATGGATGATGGCGGTTGGCTGCTCATCCGCTTCTCGGGCACCGAGCCGCTCATCCGCATCTATACCGAAACCACCGACCAGGACGCGGTGGCGGCGATCCTGGACGACGGCAGAAAGCTGGCCGGCGTGTGA